Proteins encoded together in one Entomobacter blattae window:
- a CDS encoding MetQ/NlpA family ABC transporter substrate-binding protein, whose translation MATAHLRRSLLKLTAFAAFAAFAAFSSGSMPLAHAKNNALKLGIMSGPEEDIARVAVDVAKSHGLNVELVTFSNYSLPNEALASGDIYANAFQTQPFLDAQIKARGYNIIAVAPIWVEPLGFYSKKIKNIAELPEKARIAIPSDSSNQARALNLLAAHKLITLSEAHSFLTSLADIKENPKKFQFIELDGAQLPRSLADVEMAAINTNYLIAANLDAHTALIHEEVKDNPYINLIVVRKEDKDKPETKALIKAFQSEKVKTYMLQTFKNAILPAW comes from the coding sequence ATGGCAACAGCTCATTTGCGGCGTTCTCTCTTAAAATTGACTGCGTTTGCAGCATTTGCAGCATTTGCAGCTTTCAGCAGCGGATCCATGCCCTTAGCCCATGCCAAAAATAACGCCCTTAAACTTGGCATTATGTCTGGGCCAGAAGAAGATATTGCCCGTGTCGCTGTTGATGTTGCAAAAAGTCATGGTTTAAATGTTGAACTTGTGACCTTTAGCAATTACTCCCTCCCCAATGAGGCATTAGCCAGTGGCGATATTTACGCCAACGCCTTTCAGACTCAGCCTTTTTTAGATGCACAAATTAAAGCACGGGGATATAATATCATAGCCGTTGCCCCTATTTGGGTTGAGCCGCTTGGATTTTACTCCAAAAAAATAAAGAACATTGCCGAATTGCCTGAAAAAGCACGCATTGCTATTCCCAGCGATTCCTCTAATCAGGCGCGGGCCCTTAATCTGCTGGCAGCCCACAAGCTTATTACCCTTTCTGAAGCCCACTCCTTTTTAACCTCCCTGGCCGATATTAAGGAAAACCCCAAAAAGTTCCAATTTATTGAGCTCGATGGTGCTCAGCTTCCCCGCTCCTTGGCTGATGTGGAAATGGCTGCCATTAATACCAACTACCTCATTGCTGCCAACCTGGATGCCCACACCGCCCTTATTCATGAAGAGGTAAAAGACAATCCCTATATCAACCTCATAGTTGTTCGCAAGGAAGACAAAGATAAACCAGAGACCAAAGCCCTTATCAAGGCTTTTCAATCTGAAAAGGTTAAAACCTATATGCTTCAAACCTTTAAAAATGCCATCTTGCCCGCTTGGTAA
- a CDS encoding methionine ABC transporter ATP-binding protein: protein MDTLPYSHNPLGDKLAADGITLLEKDSFNDRISSSSLPTSVGLEVTPPELSTTSRTVNSDEIVVKFENVTRLYGKKTALDNISLSIPRGEIFGIIGHSGAGKTTLLRCLAGLERPDQGRILIEGQDFSQLSEKKLRSLRQRIGLVFQHFNLLSSKTVADNIALPLKIAGIPKKERSTRITELLELVGLDQHADFYPSQLSGGQKQRVGIARALAGKPALLLCDEATSALDPETTRSILELLQTINQKLNLTIVLITHEMSVIRNLARYVMVLNGGKIAEQGLVSNVFAHPREAITKAMLQEIRPQLPKTILQKLVSSLPPIPSTSPASAMEYAYYAILQVNMSGSLIRSPFIAELQSIHHLTPILLEGGISHIGNIPIGTLFLAFPAQEVEQAQKIIRTYPIDTLEMLGYVTFPY, encoded by the coding sequence ATGGATACTCTTCCCTACTCTCACAATCCCCTCGGTGATAAGCTGGCAGCTGATGGCATCACCCTTCTTGAGAAGGACAGTTTTAATGATCGTATCAGCTCTTCTTCTCTCCCAACTTCCGTAGGGTTAGAGGTGACTCCTCCTGAGCTTTCTACAACTTCAAGAACTGTGAATTCAGATGAGATCGTTGTTAAATTTGAGAATGTCACCCGATTATACGGCAAAAAAACAGCACTCGACAATATAAGCCTTTCCATCCCACGGGGAGAGATTTTTGGCATTATCGGGCATTCGGGAGCTGGTAAAACCACTCTCTTGCGCTGCCTTGCTGGGCTGGAACGGCCAGATCAGGGGCGTATTCTTATTGAGGGGCAAGATTTTTCACAACTCTCAGAAAAAAAACTCCGCTCCTTGCGCCAACGGATTGGCCTCGTCTTTCAGCATTTCAACCTTCTGTCATCAAAAACGGTGGCTGACAATATTGCGCTCCCCCTTAAAATTGCTGGTATCCCCAAAAAAGAGAGAAGCACCCGTATTACAGAACTGCTTGAACTTGTTGGTTTAGACCAGCATGCTGATTTTTACCCCTCTCAGCTTTCCGGCGGCCAAAAACAACGTGTGGGTATTGCTAGGGCTTTAGCGGGAAAACCTGCTTTGCTCCTCTGCGATGAAGCGACCTCTGCCCTCGATCCTGAGACCACACGCTCTATTCTTGAGCTCCTCCAAACCATTAACCAAAAACTTAACCTTACCATAGTCCTTATCACCCATGAGATGAGCGTTATTCGAAACCTCGCCCGTTATGTGATGGTCCTAAATGGGGGGAAAATTGCAGAACAGGGTTTGGTAAGCAATGTGTTTGCACACCCACGAGAAGCCATTACTAAAGCCATGCTCCAGGAAATTCGCCCACAACTTCCCAAAACAATCCTTCAAAAGCTCGTTAGTAGCCTTCCCCCCATCCCATCTACCTCCCCTGCCTCCGCCATGGAGTACGCCTATTATGCCATTCTCCAAGTGAATATGTCGGGGAGTCTTATCCGCAGCCCCTTTATTGCTGAGCTCCAAAGCATACATCATTTAACGCCTATTTTACTGGAAGGCGGAATTTCTCACATCGGTAATATCCCTATTGGCACCTTATTTCTGGCTTTCCCAGCGCAAGAAGTTGAGCAGGCCCAAAAAATTATCCGCACCTACCCTATAGACACACTGGAAATGCTGGGCTATGTCACCTTTCCTTATTGA
- a CDS encoding methionine ABC transporter permease, whose product MSPFLIEQIEKSIWQTLEMTAVSGFFSLLGGLPLALLLVTTMPNGLYPLPVFNQTLGGIINAVRSIPFIVLLIALIPLTRLIIGTSIGTGAAIVPLSIAAVPYFARIAEVSLKEVDHGVIEAAHAMGAGKFFIIRQVMIPEALPGLISGFTVTLVTLVSSSAMAGAVGGGGLGDLAIRYGYERFRIDIMLIVVVVLIIFVCLIQWIGDRLAAYTDHD is encoded by the coding sequence ATGTCACCTTTCCTTATTGAGCAAATAGAAAAATCCATCTGGCAGACGCTGGAAATGACAGCCGTTTCCGGTTTTTTCTCTCTTTTAGGAGGGCTTCCACTAGCATTACTGCTCGTGACCACCATGCCAAATGGTCTATACCCGCTCCCTGTTTTCAATCAAACCCTGGGCGGGATTATTAATGCGGTACGTTCTATTCCTTTTATTGTTCTTCTTATTGCCCTTATCCCTCTCACTCGCCTTATTATCGGTACTTCTATTGGTACAGGGGCTGCGATTGTCCCACTTTCCATTGCCGCTGTTCCTTATTTTGCCCGTATCGCCGAGGTTTCCTTAAAAGAAGTAGACCATGGCGTTATTGAAGCGGCCCATGCTATGGGAGCTGGAAAGTTTTTCATTATCCGTCAGGTTATGATCCCCGAGGCCCTTCCAGGGCTTATCTCCGGTTTTACCGTAACCCTTGTGACTCTTGTTAGCTCCTCAGCCATGGCTGGAGCAGTGGGAGGCGGCGGGCTGGGTGATTTAGCAATCCGCTATGGATATGAGCGTTTTCGTATCGATATTATGCTCATTGTTGTTGTGGTTCTTATTATCTTTGTCTGTCTTATCCAGTGGATCGGGGATAGGTTAGCGGCCTATACTGACCATGATTAG